In Xenopus laevis strain J_2021 chromosome 2S, Xenopus_laevis_v10.1, whole genome shotgun sequence, a genomic segment contains:
- the klf15.2.S gene encoding Krueppel-like factor 15 codes for MVSISCNKPLPGADILSNAASACDLTMAISQWEEKPVPTIMKTDDCSSNNSLDEQLNSTVAFKKDEGDDFLQEGGLQEEVGGIIFSHLVRTVEDTKETTQSAHLKVPDFSAAFPQEFSPTLEEIEEFLKDNMDLIREELGENQPIPPGWLQSCKTGDQTSPTIEILPGEKVPTPVTPEASTHSPSTTGTIPVLLQIQPVPGTSSPAQSSSGTVRVAQLLISVQGQSLALAPMPGPASPGDQKYVRIAPLPVAVRPLTLGGVFVSEGLQRTQKGTAAVIRVHKCSHPGCNKMYTKSSHLKAHFRRHTGEKPYVCTWPECGWRFSRSDELSRHKRSHSGVKPYQCVVCDKKFARSDHLSKHMKIHRGQRVGGSRTPRAST; via the exons ATGGTTTCCATCAGTTGCAACAAACCTCTCCCTGGAGCTGATATTCTTTCTAATGCTGCATCTGCTTGTGACCTGACCATGGCAATTTCACAGTGGGAGGAGAAGCCAGTGCCCACAATAATGAAGACTGATGACTGCTCTTCTAACAACTCTCTGGATGAGCAGCTTAACAGCactgttgcttttaaaaaagACGAGGGTGATGATTTTCTTCAAGAAGGTGGTCTTCAGGAAGAAGTGGGAGGTATTATTTTCTCTCATTTGGTAAGGACTGTGGAGGATACAAAGGAAACCACTCAGTCTGCACATTTGAAAGTCCCTGACTTTTCTGCTGCTTTTCCCCAGGAATTTTCTCCCACATTAGAGGAAATTGAAGAGTTTTTAAAGGACAACATGGATCTTATACGTGAGGAGCTGGGTGAAAATCAGCCAATTCCCCCTGGATGGCTTCAGAGCTGCAAAACAGGTGATCAGACGTCACCCACAATTGAAATTCTCCCAGGCGAGAAGGTGCCCACTCCAGTGACTCCGGAAGCTTCCACACATTCACCTTCCACAACTGGAACTATACCTGTTCTCCTCCAGATTCAGCCAGTGCCTGGGACTTCCTCTCCAGCCCAAAGCTCATCTGGCACCGTGCGTGTGGCTCAGCTGTTAATCAGTGTTCAGGGTCAGAGCTTGGCATTGGCACCCATGCCAGGACCTGCTTCACCTGGGGACCAGAAGTATGTGAGGATTGCTCCACTTCCAGTAGCTGTTCGACCCCTCACACTGGGAGGTGTTTTTGTAAGTGAGGGACTGCAAAGGACACAGAAGGGGACAGCAGCTGTAATACGTGTACACAAGTGTAGCCACCCTGGTTGTAACAAGATGTACACCAAGAGTTCACACCTTAAAGCACATTTCAGGAGGCATACAGGAGAAAAACCTTATGTCTGCACATGGCCAGAGTGTGGCTGGAG GTTTTCCCGCTCAGACGAGCTGTCCAGACACAAGAGGTCCCATTCTGGAGTGAAGCCCTATCAGTGTGTAGTGTGTGACAAGAAATTTGCTCGTAGTGACCACTTGTCAAAACACATGAAGATTCATCGTGGCCAGAGGGTTGGTGGATCTCGGACACCCCGCGCTAGCACTTAA